The Acropora muricata isolate sample 2 chromosome 5, ASM3666990v1, whole genome shotgun sequence genome includes a window with the following:
- the LOC136917027 gene encoding F-BAR and double SH3 domains protein 2-like isoform X1 — MTSQNQPQKKIKILQLLRAIQAEQLSKLQLKYQQEQDLLEDVRTYTKQRSAIERDYSQALQKLNSQFLQKKELYTDDSVAENGNRTPHGMWKSLLDETEKKAKKRLAISEELQGQMVDSMKTLKLNKTQAFKKCEELTKKIHEEIFETVRKLSKAKKNYEELEKLALAAREQAADAEDKLKKKNVKFFQSKTSLEKNLSKSSTRVEDCEKRSAVARNEYILALAAANAHMTRYFCNDLQEIMTSLDGDFFDKMRGYFTILGQLEVDACKNAMDGFETIVSQANTISRGICLQLFLSKNKVFSEVIRYEFEPTCRRDKVGKVTTEYNAGLFLNKEARKLAMRLSKEQTTIRTKTKQLNGEDSSCVAASGDAVSQDPEYNAEALREEIRVAETNKLKTEACLDVLREAGVNVDEWLKSANTLSPNDMEADSLSQCSLNDDWDDVDDTFTADNSSDDDARSVLSDSTIPVTCVALYDFDGTSADELTIKEGEELEILEKDGEGWCRGRNKSGQIGYFPESYVETGPGTTVTVPSSSTAATSSSTDGPLFGSSLNTASARETLPATKYLCYVRALYDYEAVGEDEISFKEGDIVGVLSKADNDIDDGFWYGEFGGRRGVFPSLVVEDTPEEHYSKDTNMNVTDSLRPQASASSTVRNGDYVTLPLDYRANASPGTPNSYAFQPVRKAPPPPASSPQIARSSSVSTGANRALLPPNRQRARTENNTTIAKPDSAAFGRSVSHNASLSAKIYENIDQLAPPSRPPDYVNVKDLPSSRANGAPGGIPQPSARCSHPAPPPKPAPPTASSRSAFRSLSYV; from the exons GCTTTGCAAAAGCTCAATTCCCAGTTTCTACAAAAGAAAGAGCTCTATACTGATGATTCTGTGGCTGAAAATGGAAACAG GACCCCACATGGTATGTGGAAATCTTTACTTGATGAAACCGAAAAGAAGGCCAAGAAGCGTTTGGCCATCTCAGAGGAACTTCAAGGGCAAATGGTAGACAGCATGAAAACACTAAAGTTAAACAAAACCCAAGCTTTCAAGAAG TGTGAAGAACTTACGAAGAAAATCCATGAGGAGATTTTTGAAACAGTGCGTAAATTATCAAAG gcCAAGAAAAATTATGAGGAATTGGAAAAATTGGCTCTGGCTGCCCGAGAGCAAGCAGCAGATGCAGAAGACAA GCTTAAGAAGAAGAATGTTAAGTTCTTCCAGTCAAAGACGTCTCTTGAAAAGAATTTAAGCAAG AGCTCTACCCGAGTTGAGGACTGTGAAAAACGGTCAGCAGTAGCAAGAAATGAGTACATTCTGGCACTAGCTGCAGCTAATGCTCACATGACCAGATACTTCTGCAACGATTTGCAGGAAATCATGACT TCCTTAGATGGAGACTTTTTTGATAAGATGAGAGGATACTTTACTATACTTGGTCAGCTTGAGGTTGATGCATGCAAGAATGCCATGGATGGATTTGAAACCATAGTATCACAAGCTAATACT ATCAGCAGGGGGATTTGTCTTCAGTTGTTTCTTTCCAAGAATAAAGTATTTTCAGAAGTTATTCGTTATGAGTTTGAGCCGACCTGTAGACGCGATAAA GTTGGAAAAGTAACAACTGAATACAATGCTGGGTTATTCCTTAATAAAGAAGCAAGGAAACTAGCCATGCGACTTAGCAAAGAACAAACGACAATAagaacaaaaaccaaacaacTAAAT GGAGAAGATTCATCATGTGTGGCAGCGTCAGGTGATGCTGTTAGTCAGGATCCTGAATATAATGCAGAGGCACTAAGGGAAGAAATAAGAGTTGCTGAG ACCAACAAACTGAAGACAGAAGCATGTTTAGATGTGTTGCGTGAAGCAGGAG TTAATGTTGATGAGTGGTTGAAGAGTGCCAATACTCTGTCTCCTAATGACATGGAAGCTG ATTCATTAAGTCAGTGCTCGCTAAATGATGACTGGGATGACGTTGATGACACTTTCACAGCAGACAACTCGTCAGATGATGATGCAAGAAGTGTGTTATCGGACTCCACCATACCAGTTACATGTGTTGCATTGTATGACTTTGAT GGAACGAGTGCTGATGAACTTACCATAAAAGAAGGAGAAGAACTGGAGATTTTAGAAAAAGATGGGGAAGGATGGTGCAGG GGTCGTAACAAATCAGGGCAGATTGGATACTTTCCAGAGTCTTATGTTGAAACAGGACCAGGCACAACAGTGACTGTGCCATCGTCAAGTACTGCGGCAACCAGTTCATCTACAGATGGTCCTCTTTTTGGATCATCTTTAAACACTGCCAGTGCAAGAGAAACATTACCTGCCACAAAATACT tatGTTACGTCAGAGCATTGTATGACTATGAGGCAGTGGGTGAGGACGAGATTTCATTTAAAGAAGGAGATATTGTTGGAGTCCTTTCAAAAGCTGACAATGATATTGATGATGGATTCTGGTATGGGGAATTTGGCGGTCGCAGGGGTGTGTTTCCATCTTTGGTTGTGGAGGATACACCTGAAGAACATTACTCAAAAGACACAAATATGAATGTAACCGACTCATTAAGACCTCAGGCCAGCGCATCGAGTACTGTTCGTAATGGCGATTATGTGACATTACCCTTAGATTACAGAGCTAATGCAAGCCCTGGTACTCCTAATTCATATGCTTTCCAGCCTGTTAGAAAAGCACCCCCTCCCCCAGCATCTTCTCCACAAATTGCAAGAAGTTCATCTGTATCAACTGGAGCAAATAGAGCTCTGCTGCCGCCGAATCGCCAAAGAGCAAGAACTGAGAACAATACCACTATTGCAAAACCAGACAGTGCTGCATTTGGAAGAAGCGTATCGCACAACGCCTCTCTTTCAGCCAAAATTTATGAGAACATTGATCAGTTGGCACCTCCATCCAGGCCTCCTGATTATGTTAATGTCAAAGATCTCCCGTCATCAAGAGCAAATGGTGCACCTGGTGGTATTCCTCAGCCTTCTGCAAGATGTTCTCATCCAGCTCCGCCTCCAAAACCTGCACCTCCCACTGCATCTAGCCGAAGTGCTTTCAGATCTTTATCATATGTTTGA
- the LOC136917027 gene encoding F-BAR and double SH3 domains protein 2-like isoform X2, translating to MWKSLLDETEKKAKKRLAISEELQGQMVDSMKTLKLNKTQAFKKCEELTKKIHEEIFETVRKLSKAKKNYEELEKLALAAREQAADAEDKLKKKNVKFFQSKTSLEKNLSKSSTRVEDCEKRSAVARNEYILALAAANAHMTRYFCNDLQEIMTSLDGDFFDKMRGYFTILGQLEVDACKNAMDGFETIVSQANTISRGICLQLFLSKNKVFSEVIRYEFEPTCRRDKVGKVTTEYNAGLFLNKEARKLAMRLSKEQTTIRTKTKQLNGEDSSCVAASGDAVSQDPEYNAEALREEIRVAETNKLKTEACLDVLREAGVNVDEWLKSANTLSPNDMEADSLSQCSLNDDWDDVDDTFTADNSSDDDARSVLSDSTIPVTCVALYDFDGTSADELTIKEGEELEILEKDGEGWCRGRNKSGQIGYFPESYVETGPGTTVTVPSSSTAATSSSTDGPLFGSSLNTASARETLPATKYLCYVRALYDYEAVGEDEISFKEGDIVGVLSKADNDIDDGFWYGEFGGRRGVFPSLVVEDTPEEHYSKDTNMNVTDSLRPQASASSTVRNGDYVTLPLDYRANASPGTPNSYAFQPVRKAPPPPASSPQIARSSSVSTGANRALLPPNRQRARTENNTTIAKPDSAAFGRSVSHNASLSAKIYENIDQLAPPSRPPDYVNVKDLPSSRANGAPGGIPQPSARCSHPAPPPKPAPPTASSRSAFRSLSYV from the exons ATGTGGAAATCTTTACTTGATGAAACCGAAAAGAAGGCCAAGAAGCGTTTGGCCATCTCAGAGGAACTTCAAGGGCAAATGGTAGACAGCATGAAAACACTAAAGTTAAACAAAACCCAAGCTTTCAAGAAG TGTGAAGAACTTACGAAGAAAATCCATGAGGAGATTTTTGAAACAGTGCGTAAATTATCAAAG gcCAAGAAAAATTATGAGGAATTGGAAAAATTGGCTCTGGCTGCCCGAGAGCAAGCAGCAGATGCAGAAGACAA GCTTAAGAAGAAGAATGTTAAGTTCTTCCAGTCAAAGACGTCTCTTGAAAAGAATTTAAGCAAG AGCTCTACCCGAGTTGAGGACTGTGAAAAACGGTCAGCAGTAGCAAGAAATGAGTACATTCTGGCACTAGCTGCAGCTAATGCTCACATGACCAGATACTTCTGCAACGATTTGCAGGAAATCATGACT TCCTTAGATGGAGACTTTTTTGATAAGATGAGAGGATACTTTACTATACTTGGTCAGCTTGAGGTTGATGCATGCAAGAATGCCATGGATGGATTTGAAACCATAGTATCACAAGCTAATACT ATCAGCAGGGGGATTTGTCTTCAGTTGTTTCTTTCCAAGAATAAAGTATTTTCAGAAGTTATTCGTTATGAGTTTGAGCCGACCTGTAGACGCGATAAA GTTGGAAAAGTAACAACTGAATACAATGCTGGGTTATTCCTTAATAAAGAAGCAAGGAAACTAGCCATGCGACTTAGCAAAGAACAAACGACAATAagaacaaaaaccaaacaacTAAAT GGAGAAGATTCATCATGTGTGGCAGCGTCAGGTGATGCTGTTAGTCAGGATCCTGAATATAATGCAGAGGCACTAAGGGAAGAAATAAGAGTTGCTGAG ACCAACAAACTGAAGACAGAAGCATGTTTAGATGTGTTGCGTGAAGCAGGAG TTAATGTTGATGAGTGGTTGAAGAGTGCCAATACTCTGTCTCCTAATGACATGGAAGCTG ATTCATTAAGTCAGTGCTCGCTAAATGATGACTGGGATGACGTTGATGACACTTTCACAGCAGACAACTCGTCAGATGATGATGCAAGAAGTGTGTTATCGGACTCCACCATACCAGTTACATGTGTTGCATTGTATGACTTTGAT GGAACGAGTGCTGATGAACTTACCATAAAAGAAGGAGAAGAACTGGAGATTTTAGAAAAAGATGGGGAAGGATGGTGCAGG GGTCGTAACAAATCAGGGCAGATTGGATACTTTCCAGAGTCTTATGTTGAAACAGGACCAGGCACAACAGTGACTGTGCCATCGTCAAGTACTGCGGCAACCAGTTCATCTACAGATGGTCCTCTTTTTGGATCATCTTTAAACACTGCCAGTGCAAGAGAAACATTACCTGCCACAAAATACT tatGTTACGTCAGAGCATTGTATGACTATGAGGCAGTGGGTGAGGACGAGATTTCATTTAAAGAAGGAGATATTGTTGGAGTCCTTTCAAAAGCTGACAATGATATTGATGATGGATTCTGGTATGGGGAATTTGGCGGTCGCAGGGGTGTGTTTCCATCTTTGGTTGTGGAGGATACACCTGAAGAACATTACTCAAAAGACACAAATATGAATGTAACCGACTCATTAAGACCTCAGGCCAGCGCATCGAGTACTGTTCGTAATGGCGATTATGTGACATTACCCTTAGATTACAGAGCTAATGCAAGCCCTGGTACTCCTAATTCATATGCTTTCCAGCCTGTTAGAAAAGCACCCCCTCCCCCAGCATCTTCTCCACAAATTGCAAGAAGTTCATCTGTATCAACTGGAGCAAATAGAGCTCTGCTGCCGCCGAATCGCCAAAGAGCAAGAACTGAGAACAATACCACTATTGCAAAACCAGACAGTGCTGCATTTGGAAGAAGCGTATCGCACAACGCCTCTCTTTCAGCCAAAATTTATGAGAACATTGATCAGTTGGCACCTCCATCCAGGCCTCCTGATTATGTTAATGTCAAAGATCTCCCGTCATCAAGAGCAAATGGTGCACCTGGTGGTATTCCTCAGCCTTCTGCAAGATGTTCTCATCCAGCTCCGCCTCCAAAACCTGCACCTCCCACTGCATCTAGCCGAAGTGCTTTCAGATCTTTATCATATGTTTGA